A window of the Microbacterium sp. AZCO genome harbors these coding sequences:
- a CDS encoding DUF308 domain-containing protein, translated as MSTESAAEKSAVNGIRTAFGVGGVLSIIIGILILAWPGKTAVVVAAIIAIYAIVAGLVYAGLGIFSKSKGGWARLGHIVLGVIFVIAGVVALFNLQQTTAWLGVFVGILVGILWIVEGIVSLSTLGDAASKGWTIFFAIISILAGLVLLFNPFYGTAVLWWLLGIALIVLGIIQVIRAFRFSGRDL; from the coding sequence ATGTCAACCGAATCCGCCGCCGAGAAGTCGGCTGTCAACGGCATCCGCACCGCCTTCGGCGTCGGCGGCGTGCTCTCCATCATCATCGGTATCCTCATCCTGGCGTGGCCGGGCAAGACGGCCGTGGTCGTCGCCGCGATCATCGCGATCTACGCGATCGTCGCGGGCCTGGTCTACGCGGGACTCGGGATCTTCTCGAAGTCGAAGGGCGGCTGGGCGCGTCTCGGCCACATCGTCCTCGGCGTGATCTTCGTCATCGCGGGTGTCGTCGCGCTGTTCAACCTGCAGCAGACGACCGCCTGGCTCGGCGTCTTCGTCGGCATCCTCGTCGGTATCCTCTGGATCGTGGAGGGCATCGTGTCGCTCTCGACGCTGGGCGACGCCGCCTCGAAGGGCTGGACGATCTTCTTCGCGATCATCAGCATCCTCGCCGGCCTCGTGCTGCTGTTCAACCCGTTCTACGGCACCGCGGTACTGTGGTGGCTGCTCGGCATCGCGCTGATCGTGCTCGGCATCATCCAGGTCATCCGCGCGTTCCGCTTCTCGGGCCGCGACCTCTGA